From the Lathyrus oleraceus cultivar Zhongwan6 chromosome 3, CAAS_Psat_ZW6_1.0, whole genome shotgun sequence genome, the window ACATGACTGACACTTATACTGACTGTATATAATATTACGTACTAGTAACGATGTGATAAGCGTTTGACAAAACACTAGCAACCTTCAGCCTTGACATTATCGTAATCTGTCACTCCATAGCCTTCCCTCCTAAAGGGTCAAGTTCGTCGCCTGATCGTCATAGATCAATCCAAAGATGCAAGACAAAAAGAATACAGGGCTAAGATTTACGTACAAGTTTAAAAATGGGAATAGGATGTAAAatagtaatatatatatatatatatatatatatatatatatatatatatatatatatatatatatatgacaacCACAATTATTCAAACAAGCGTATCTTTATCCATACTCTATAAGTGTTTATTCTAATGCAACCCTGAACTATATGCTGACTCAGGCCACTAAACGCTGTCAAGGATACCTATCCTATTTACCAAGATCAGATATCACAAGACCACATGCCACCAACGTACTCCCAATTACCAAGAGCTACGCCACCTAACTTCGCATGGAGTCCAGGTGTTATAAGTCGATCGTCCCCGAGGATTCAGGCCAAGACCCTCGTCTTGCCTAGCATGCATAAATAATAATCCCCGTCGGGATTGTAGGCGACTGATCAACCTCGTACGTCCCATACCGCACGGCAGTGGACTTATACATTCCTCAATGCAGGTCTATATGATCACTCAATCATTTTGTAGCAACGCTCAACTATAAGTATTTAGTTAATATTTGGGAAATATCGTATTAACCTTTCAGGTCATAGTTATTATCTCATTACTTCAGTTGAGTGCCAAATCCATTAAATGTCTTGTCTATTTCTCCTTGGTGTGATCCTTGTCTCTATATAACTAGTTTATACAGTGAATAATGTATGGTTGACTTCCCAGGTAAGAGAGGTGGACCGTAAAGGACATGGTCGACCAAGTCTTATCCTTAGCCAGAATCCAACCGAATACAACTACCCAATGTATCCAACTTCCCTTATTTCATTGGGGATCTAACACTTAATGTCCAATCAatgttgttgtttctctcctTAATAGATCATTTTCTTAGTCTATCAATCACAATCATTCAagtataaataaaataaacaattagaCAATTAATCAAACAATGTAAGCACAATACAACCTCAAATTATCATAGATCATTCTTATGATAAATAATTAAGGTCGGCATAACCTCGCTTAGTGATTTGGGAAAATCATTATTCGAGAATAGGCTCTCCTTACTTATTTATCGTTGGTAGGGCTTGGGTCACCACTACCCACATATATATATTAAGCTATTTTACGCTAACCGTCCCAACGTATACGAGACCTTGCCCCCACCTTTTGTTGTTGATCGTTGTTGAAAGTCCACGAGCGTTTTCTCTGATGTTTGCCCAGAACCGgttacttatgaaaatgatttgagCAGAACTTTGACGTATCAAACTCCTTTAAAACTTTAGAAGAACTTTGACCCCAAAATAACTCTAAAAACTACAAACCGACACCGTGAAAACTTCGACAACTAAAACTAATATTTCTATATGAAGAAACTAGAGAAAGAAGGAAATGAAGAGGTAAGAAAGATGATTTGTGAATGAATGAAAATGGGGTGAGAAAGACCCCTATTTATACTAGTTGTAAGATATTAAAATAATGTAAATTTATCTCCTTTTGCCCATGCTTTCTAACTTTTCAACTCTTGCTAGTAAATATGTCTTTGTCAAATATTTACAAGTCTTGCATGAATAGTTTTATAGGTGTTCTAATATGACTTTGTGAAAATAGTTGGTGAGAAATGTGTGAAAGTTTGATTTTTCTACTATTTCATGACATATGATCATGTAAAATATtaatagtaaaataaaatatatttctTTTATAAAATGAAAGGATAAGtatcataataataataataataataataataataataataacaataataataataataataataataacaaggGTAATTATTTAATACATTTATTAACTTAAGGTTATTTTACTATTAGTTTGTAGAGTAAAATAGTGATATTCAAAtcaaataatataataaaaaataatatggATAATTAATTAACTTAAAATTAAGTATTTAAATGACTAATTTCAAAGTTTAGTTTGTAAAATAAAACGATGATATTCAAATtgaataataatattaataataaaataaagagtaattagttgataaattaattattatagCGGCTAGTTTCAATGTTTAGTTTGTAATAATTAGCGATGTTAAAGTCTCAATTATAATCATATATATTATTTAAGGTATGGAAAATTAGGATGTTACATTACCACCCCCCTTAAAAGAAATTTCGTCCTCGAAATTTAACGTACCTAAAACATATGTGGATACTTTTGACGCATGTCCTCTTCTCTTTCCCAGGTAGAATCACCAGTTACATCATCCCACAAAACTCTAACCAATGGTATCTGCTTTCCACGAAGTTCCTTAATTCGATGATCTAAAATTTTGACAGGTAAAGCCTCATATTCTAGGTTATCTCTAAGTTCCACACTTTCAGGCTCAATGACATGTGAAGGGTCAGGATAATACTTCCTTAGTTGTGATACATGGAATACGTCATGAAGATTAGACAGGTTTGGCGGCAAAGCAATGTGGTATGCTACAGGTCCAATCCGTCGTAGAATTTGAAAAGGCCCGATAAACCTTGGTGTTAACTTCCTAGTTTTGATTGCTCGTGCGATTCCCGCTCTAGGAGTTACCCTAATGAACACGTGATCTCCTGCCTCAAATTCCAAAGGTCTTCTCCTTTTATCACTATAACTCTTTTGACGATCCTGTGCAGCTTTCATCTTTTCTCTAATAAGCTTAACCTGGTCTGTTGTTTGTTGCACAAATTCTGAACCCAATATTTTATTTTCTCCAActtcataccaacataaaggcgttCGACACCTTCGtccatacaatgcttcatatggagccatgCCAATACTTGAGTGAAAGCTATTGTTGTAAGTAAACTCAATCAATGGTAAGAACTCATCCCAACTTCCTTTGTGTTCAAGAGTACACGCTCTTAGCAGATCTTCTAACGACTGAATTGTCCTTTCTGATTGGCCATCTGTTTGGGGATGATAAGCCGAACTTAACCTTAGTTTGGTTCCTAGCTCTAAATGCAACTGACGCCAAAACTTTGATGTgaatctgggatctctatcacTGACTATACTTGTAGGTATCCCATGTAATCTAACAATTTCCTTTACATATATTTGAGCTAGTCTCTCTAAGCTAAACGTTTGGTTGATGGGAATGAAATGTGCACTCTTTGTCAACCTATCAATGATTACCCAAATTGCATCATGCTTCTTCTGAGTTTTGGGCAAAGCAGTTACAAAATCCATAGCTATTCCATCCCACTTCCACTCCGGAATGTCTAAAGGTTGTAATAATCCAGCTAGCctttgatgttcaatctttgcCTTCTGACATATCAAACAACTTTGAACATACTCTGCTATATCCTTCTTCATTCCAAACCACCAAAACAttttcttcaaatcttgatacatcttTGTGGCTCCTGGATGAAAACTCATCTTACTTTTGTGGCCTTCTTCCAAGATCAACTTTCGAATATCCTAGTTTTGAGGTATACACAACCTTTCTCCAAACCTTAGGATTCCGTCACTCCTTATGTTAAAATCCCCATTTTGACCATCTTTGATAGTTTCCTTTATATTCATTAATTGGTCATCAAGTTGTTGTTCATCTTTGATCCATTTTAGATATTCATTAGACACGACAATAGTGCCTATGAACATACTTCCTTCACTGTGATGTACTCCTAAGTTTAAATCCACAAATTGGTTAATCAACTCTTCTTCCTTCAACATCATTGCAGACACATGAAGTGTCTTTCGACTCAAGGCGTCTGCTACAACATTGGCCTTTCCTGGATGATATTGTAACTCAAAATCGTAGTCCTTTAAAAATTCCATCCAACGCCTTTGTCTCATGTTTAGATCTTTCTGGTCAAATAAATACTTCAGGCTTTTGTGATCACTTAACACATTGAACTTTGATCCATAAAGATAATGCCTCCAAATTTTTAAGGCAAACACAATTGCTGCTAACTCTAAGTCGTGAGTTGGGTAGTTTCTCTCGTGCACCTTCAACTGTCTTGATGCATAAGCTATCACTTTCCTTTCTTGCATCAACACACAACCAAGACCTTGGTATGACGCATCGCAATACACATCGAATCGTCCTAATGGGTCCGGTAAGATGAGTATTGGTGATGAAGTCAATCTCTCCTTCAACTTCTGAAAACTTTCTTCACACTCTTTTGTCCATTCAAAGTTTTTACCCTTCCTCGTTAACTGAGTCATAGGCAAAGCGATCTTTGAGAATCCTTCAATGAACCTCCGATAATATCCAGCtagtccaagaaaacttcgaatctcacCAACATTCTTTGGACTTTCCCACTTTGTTACTGCTTCGACTTTACTCGGGTCTACTGCAATACCTTCTTTACTGATAACATGACCAAGAAATTGTACCTCCttcaaccaaaattcacatttcGAGAATTTCGCGTACAATTGGCGGTCCTTTAATATTTGTAGCACAATTCTCAAATGTTCTTCATGCTCTACCTCATTCTTGGAATAAATCAAAATGTCATCAATGAAAACTACAACAAAATGATCTAAGTACGACCTAAAGATCCTATTCATGTAATCCATGAATACTGCTGGAGCATTAGTCAAACCAAATGGCATCACTAAGTACTCATAGTGCCCATAACGGGATCTGAAAGCTGTTTTTGGAATATCATCCTCCTTCACCCTAATCTGATGATATCCAGACTTCAAGTCAATCTTCGAGAATATCGATGCTCCCTTTAACTGGTCCATCAAGTCATCGATTCTAGGCAAAGGATACTTGTTTTTTACAGTAGCTTTATTAAGTTGTCTGTAATCTACACAAAGTCTAGAAGAACCATCCTTCTTCTTAACAAACAAGACTGGAGCTCCCCATGGCGATACACTCGGTCTAATAAATTCCTTCTCTAACATCTCGTCTAACTGTTTCTTTAACTCAGCCATCTCTGAGGGTGACATTCGATAAGGAGATATAGAAATTGGTCCAGTGCCTGGAACCAAGTCTATAGAAAACTCCACTTCCTTAACCGGTGGTAAACCTGGAACCTCTTCTGGAAAAACTTCCGGGAATTCGCAGACCACTGGAATATTTTCAAAACTAGGGGTTTCTCCTTCTGACATAGAGAATAACATCATAAATTTTTGGGTGAGAGTTTCCACCTTTATGATTTCTCCACTATCTTCTCCAAACGTTAAAATTTTCTTCTTGCACCCCAAGATTACATCGTTGGCTGATAACCAATCCATTCCTAAGATGACATCTAGGTCTTTTAGCGGGAGTACTATAAGATCTACTAAGAATCTTCTATTTTCTAAAATTATAGGGCAGTCTGCACAGACTGAACAAGTTACCATTCTTTCCCCCGAAGGAGTTGTAATGGTCATCTTATTATTGAGATCAACAATTTCAAATCCCAAAATTTCCGCACAAGATGTAGATATAAATGAATGCGTAGCTCCTGAATCGTATAATACTGATACCAACTTATCTCCGATTAGACACATACCTTGGATTAACCCATCTGACTTTGAGATCTCGGCTCCTCTAATTGCAAATACTCTTCCTGTGGTTGGCTTGTTCTGATTTTGAGGTCCTTGACCAACATTTGGGCCTCCGTTCCTTGCTCTCCCTACATTGTTATTGTTTATTAGGACGCTCTTCTGGCTTGTTGGTTGGTTTTGTCCTTGGGGACAATCTTTGAGAAAATGGCCCTTCTGACCACAACGAAAACAAGCTCCAATGTTTCTATTTGGACAATCTTTGTTAAGATGTGCCCCTCCACAGCTGTAACACTTGAACATTAACCTCCTAGAATCCTGGTTATGATATGGTGTAGGCCTTTGATATGGCCTACCCCCTTGTTGGGTCCTTCCTCCATGGCCTCGGTTAAAATGGCCCTTGTGATTGTTGTTTCGGGTTGGTACTCCTGATCCATATTGATTCTTCCTATTGTCAATTCCTTCCAACTCCAAACATCTTTCTATCAACTCACCAAAGCGCATAATATGCAGAGGTAGAACCGCCCTCTGGATATCATATTTCAATCCATCTTGATACTTTTCACACATCCATTCTTCCCTTGGATGCAAGCGGTAAAATTCAGAATACTTTAGCAAGGATTCAAACTTCCTAGTATACTCTCCCACCGTCATCATACCTTGACGCAGGTTCTGGAATTCTCTCTCCTTCTCTTTCCTACATAGCTTTGGAAAATACTTCCCCAAAAATTCTTCTTTGAATAAGATCCAATTGATCTCTCTTCCTTCCTCTTCCAATAATCTATGTTTTCCTCTCCACCAGGCTTCAGCGTCGCCTGTCAGCATGAATGTTGCATATCCGACTCTTCTATTCTCTCTACAGTGAGTGAAAGAGAATATCTTCTCTATCTCTTGCAACCATTTCTCAGCACCCTCCGGATTAAAGTCACCACCAAACTGTGGTGGTTTACCTTTCAGAAACGAGTTCAATCCCGTATCTTCATGCACAGTTTCTCTTTGCTGTTGCTGAAAAAGTTGATGATCACGGGTGATTTGCAGGATTTGAGCATTTTGTTGTGTTTGAACTAACACAGCCGCAGCAAGTTCACGAACATCTCGAGTGTCAGCTTGAGAGTTCGTTCCAGTTTGGGAATGATCTTCTCGTCCTATGGGGATGTTAGCTACTCCTTCGGGAGTAGCTTCACCACTCACATTCCTACCTACACCTCTACTAGCACCTCTACCAGCACTCCTACCACGCCTCACGTTTCTGGCGTTCTGAACCATAACTTCCTGAAAAGGATAAGTTATTAGGTTCAATCATCCACAAGACATAAAGAACATAATAAATATGTATATTTATATCCCACTGAATGATTCATTGATAAGGATTTTGTCAATTCTCTCACATGCAATGTTATGTTTAATATGTTGAATTAATGCTTAACGTTAGTTATGGTTATATCTAGAATTTTGGCAAAGATAATCAATATTTAGTGTATAAACAAAAGCATATCAATTTATTCAATAACAACGATTACAAAAACCATGACCATGTTTCATTTAAAAAACCTCTATTAATAAACCAAGCTAAGACTAGTAATGGTAGCACTATAATTATCATTATTGCTACGAAATCTTTACCTAATTCTTCATGCTTGATAATACCAATAAGAAACAAGATAATGACAAGAAGAGTGATGAATAAAAGAAAACATTTAGCCATTTGTAAGGTATGGATAAGTACTTTGAAATTGATATGAAAATAATGAATAGGTGTGAAGTATTTATATAGTGAATTTTGTGAAGTGTCCGTTACGTTACCGTTGGGTTTGTGACCGTTGGGGGAAAAGAAAGAAGAATAAGTTAAGTGTGTTAAAGATGCTTCCTAGATCAATATATTAGAAGACTATCAAAAGGAAGACTCAACGCACAAAAGAAAAGTTATCATCCTGTTTGGAATCCAACTTGATACAGTCAGTATAACTCTAGACACTTACGGTCTGAGCTGAATCGACCAGCTCTGATACCATTAAATGAGACAGCCTATGTCCCATTAGtgaaattctaaaataaaatacagaaaatttaaaatttttaaataacaagactgaattaattaaaatatactACTTCACATATATATGCTTCAAATATGTTTTACATAAAGTTTGATACCGTTAAGACTAGTGGCATTGCCACGTAGATAAAACTTAAAATAAAAGTACATGAAGAAAATCAAAAGAAAGCTTAACAGAAGGACCCCCTAAGTCCAACATGACTGACACTTATACTGACTGTATATAATATTACGTACTAGTAACGATGTGATAAGCGTTTGACAAAACGCTAGCAACCTTCAGCCTTGACATTATCGTAATCTGTCACTCCATAGCCTTCCCTCCTAAAGGGTCTAGTTCGTCGCCTGATCGTCATAGATCAATCCAAAGATGCAAGACAAAAAGAATACAGGGCTAAGATTTACGTACAAGTTTAAAAATGGGAATAGGATGTAAAatagtaatatatatatatatatatatatgacaacCACAATTATTCAAACAAGCGTATCTTTATCCATACTCTATAAGTGTTTATTCTAATGCAACCCTGAACTATATGCTGACTCAGGCCACTAAACGCTGTCAAGGATACCTATCCCATTTACCAAGATCAGATATCACAAGACCACATGCCACCAACGTACTCCCAATTACCAAGAGCTACGCCACCTAACTTCGCATGGAGTCCAGGTGTTATAAGTCGATCGTCCCCGAGGATTCAGGCCAAGACCCTCGTCTTGCCTAGCATGCATAAATAATAATCCCCGTCGGGATTGTAGGCGACTGATCAACCTCGTACGTCCCATACCGCACGGCAGTGGACTTATACATTCCTCAATGCAGGTCTATATGATCACTCAATCATTTTGTAGCAACG encodes:
- the LOC127131144 gene encoding uncharacterized protein LOC127131144, whose amino-acid sequence is MVQNARNVRRGRSAGRGASRGVGRNVSGEATPEGVANIPIGREDHSQTGTNSQADTRDVRELAAAVLVQTQQNAQILQITRDHQLFQQQQRETVHEDTGLNSFLKGKPPQFGGDFNPEGAEKWLQEIEKIFSFTHCRENRRVGYATFMLTGDAEAWWRGKHRLLEEEGREINWILFKEEFLGKYFPKLCRKEKEREFQNLRQGMMTVGEYTRKFESLLKYSEFYRLHPREEWMCEKYQDGLKYDIQRAVLPLHIMRFGELIERCLELEGIDNRKNQYGSGVPTRNNNHKGHFNRGHGGRTQQGGRPYQRPTPYHNQDSRRLMFKCYSCGGAHLNKDCPNRNIGACFRCGQKGHFLKDCPQGQNQPTSQKSVLINNNNVGRARNGGPNVGQGPQNQNKPTTGRVFAIRGAEISKSDGLIQGMCLIGDKLVSVLYDSGATHSFISTSCAEILGFEIVDLNNKMTITTPSGERMVTCSVCADCPIILENRRFLVDLIVLPLKDLDVILGMDWLSANDVILGCKKKILTFGEDSGEIIKVETLTQKFMMLFSMSEGETPSFENIPVVCEFPEVFPEEVPGLPPVKEVEFSIDLVPGTGPISISPYRMSPSEMAELKKQLDEMLEKEFIRPSVSPWGAPVLFVKKKDGSSRLCVDYRQLNKATVKNKYPLPRIDDLMDQLKGASIFSKIDLKSGYHQIRVKEDDIPKTAFRSRYGHYEYLVMPFGLTNAPAVFMDYMNRIFRSYLDHFVVVFIDDILIYSKNEVEHEEHLRIVLQILKDRQLYAKFSKCEFWLKEVQFLGHVISKEGIAVDPSKVEAVTKWESPKNVGEIRSFLGLAGYYRRFIEGFSKIALPMTQLTRKGKNFEWTKECEESFQKLKERLTSSPILILPDPLGRFDVYCDASYQGLGCVLMQERKVIAYASRQLKVHERNYPTHDLELAAIVFALKIWRHYLYGSKFNVLSDHKSLKYLFDQKDLNMRQRRWMEFLKDYDFELQYHPGKANVVADALSRKTLHVSAMMLKEEELINQFVDLNLGVHHSEGSMFIGTIVVSNEYLKWIKDEQQLDDQLMNIKETIKDGQNGDFNIRSDGILRFGERLCIPQN